In the Artemia franciscana chromosome 1, ASM3288406v1, whole genome shotgun sequence genome, one interval contains:
- the LOC136033657 gene encoding uncharacterized protein LOC136033657, with amino-acid sequence MGNTGLCGNSWAYVAASSLEYYSCKMNLSETIPLSRQQIIDCDASIYGCEGGSYVASWQWIINNGGLCNQMDYLNEKNCSVDCLKPVIASYKRLSNFKDDQSGFAARSCFHRNAWLRKFLVLLFRNIYRQ; translated from the coding sequence ATGGGTAATACGGGACTATGTGGAAACTCTTGGGCTTATGTAGCAGCGTCATCACTTGAATATTACTCCTGTAAAATGAATTTAAGTGAAACTATACCGCTAAGCAGGCAACAAATAATTGATTGTGATGCCAGTATCTATGGTTGTGAGGGTGGATCTTACGTTGCGTCTTGGCAGTGGATTATAAATAATGGAGGACTATGCAATCAAATGGACTACTTGAacgaaaaaaattgttctgtTGATTGTCTTAAGCCTGTCATAGCATCTTATAAAAGACTTTCCAACTTCAAAGATGATCAAAGCGGCTTTGCTGCGCGGTCCTGTTTTCACCGCAATGCCTGGCTCCgaaaatttcttgttttactCTTCAGGAATATATACAGACAGTAA